In the genome of Apodemus sylvaticus chromosome 2, mApoSyl1.1, whole genome shotgun sequence, one region contains:
- the LOC127677562 gene encoding prefoldin subunit 4-like: protein MVAAIKKAAAEDVSVTFEDQQKKINKFAWNMSRITELKEEIEVRKKHLQNLKDACDDTILADHDCLMIPYQMGDSQEETGKILEDAKKPLQEEINALESRMASIQWVLADLKVQL from the coding sequence ATGGTGGCCGCCATAAAGAAGGCAGCTGCAGAAGACGTCAGTGTTACTTTCGAAgatcaacaaaaaaaaataaacaaatttgcCTGGAATATGAGTCGAATCACAGAGCTAAAGGAGGAAATAGAAGTGAGGAAGAAACACCTCCAGAATTTAAAGGATGCTTGTGATGACACCATATTGGCAGATCATGACTGCTTAATGATTCCTTACCAGATGGGAGACTCTCAAGAAGAAACAGGGAAAATCTTAGAAGATGCAAAGAAACCTTTGCAAGAAGAAATCAATGCCTTAGAGTCCAGAATGGCGTCCATCCAATGGGTGTTAGCTGACCTGAAAGTGCAGTTATAA